Proteins from a single region of Anaerolineales bacterium:
- a CDS encoding MBL fold metallo-hydrolase — MLIDTGPGIDDYAHPPGILRVFQVITKVPMDADEAAVRQVARLGYNPEDVRHVVLTHMHFDHCGGLRDFPNATAHVHQREYQAFRGRPRQFTDLAYVRRHVAHRPKLALYGDQSESWYGLPAVRLPFQPEMWLVPLHGHTRGHCGVAIRTGVGWHFHVADAGPVALEDYAPAWLVNFALGPHTDRLRAFAAAHPEVRITTGHMWLDFFDGQESI; from the coding sequence GTGCTCATAGACACAGGGCCCGGCATAGACGACTATGCTCACCCGCCAGGGATCCTTCGTGTGTTCCAGGTCATCACCAAGGTCCCAATGGACGCCGACGAGGCCGCAGTCCGCCAAGTCGCTCGATTGGGGTACAACCCGGAAGACGTGCGTCATGTTGTTCTTACCCACATGCACTTCGACCACTGCGGCGGCCTCCGCGACTTTCCCAACGCTACCGCGCACGTGCATCAGCGTGAATACCAAGCGTTCAGGGGGAGACCGCGTCAGTTCACTGATTTGGCGTATGTTCGCCGCCACGTTGCACATCGCCCGAAGCTCGCCCTGTACGGAGATCAGAGTGAGTCCTGGTATGGCCTACCTGCCGTTCGGTTGCCCTTTCAACCCGAGATGTGGTTGGTGCCTTTGCATGGGCACACGCGTGGCCACTGTGGGGTGGCCATACGCACTGGCGTCGGCTGGCACTTCCATGTGGCGGATGCAGGTCCCGTGGCCCTCGAGGACTATGCGCCTGCGTGGCTGGTCAACTTCGCACTGGGGCCACATACCGACCGCCTTCGCGCCTTTGCCGCGGCGCACCCTGAGGTCCGGATCACCACTGGCCACATGTGGCTGGACTTCTTTGATGGCCAAGAGTCGATCTAG